A single Cryptococcus deuterogattii R265 chromosome 2, complete sequence DNA region contains:
- a CDS encoding midasin (genome sequence mistake), with the protein MITRVIGREGSPWEFNLRDLFRWFSLLSRKNGLEKTDHPAEFFQMVYRQRFRNERDRQAVTDIFRSIFGHEVDLTRPVFSISPSWMQVGHSLVSRGSNSSVDVTLQHHHLDIAESMLKGIELGWLVILAGDSGNGKRALVRGLAKGAGKLLGEFAMHPGVDTSEILGSFEQQDVSRLLNSVFGNISDLITQVSDAQPAILRRLEDLAALTKQCQASFNMETLDAFSTFTRAILLELSSLVDVASAQQSLDSLLKVGPNAVGFAWVDGELIHAIKNGGWYLISDANLCSASVLDRLNSLCETNGALVLSEKGSSTGNPEVLRPHQDFRLFMTYDPRYGELSRAMRNRGLELFLDGTGMPGSVARQPLILAEDSVLRELTILESTVNNVDDPVSSAVASSISLQSQGGLSYLPRFSHTLTGSVGEAYSLLSQYLFIQRLDEICRSNAVDACSLQQLDFGFVGAMPVDLTLNPNIRAVSQRRGTVNAVLQTTLRSAIQLRQLQSWIDDPAHAKTVLALSAASSRRGPSRSKLQAGNDVYPFIVSFLEVVQTRLAPVVSESPHLLQRLDRVFVYVLLMISHAKSSVFDYSSTKLLARWIEQDTEDVTSLSPVFDKLQNLAKTVQLTTGLGQAEIWSLFREPCDQGSSEDLVKLTLLADDVYDPQMRYSILQAFAALDGTPRESTMIQELTSLLTASREEVKEKVSGRWTNWPITDGLELRALCNKNSLDVLKILLEDRSIKVSSLLPLQNSLGPTRSPAALFKALSGWMKGFWDHSDSSEGVLSGPADLFKPTRLSSALRFAVVEAVAMAEIPDQDQTLRFSVKTILFDAENKDSRRKDALDLAVHCLSLILSAFGVPCLAKQDITSSSMTALEDALMKSTDIPAIHFLHQSYCKWIKPAFSAAGLQSHDLTNLGQVWLALSRFLLDLYVTNIPIDPGVRRSLQGEVIAEHLALIKEELAAVTTKEMALKGKTDSRLAADLKGRISVLEKEKESLGPDLERASDALKLSYLFNEVHSFLSDLYDRKRVGTLISALQDNHVQAISRERDFQLGSSAFIQRLSTTYSEMSDLVHPVITAVLFGKFGLRLIARDAQLRNSRPDSIVPLAVTFPLAHGVKELQKLSVDSPVDKATGVPTELLAASAYLYELHTKQSRICRIPRLVQRLDHLYQTWSTIRLREQQEAQDAESLYRVKKTDIEVLSDEEQEAKEFAELFPQYDDVGAEDALPRQEELNLNQENQKGFQPSHVASFNALIRQVFGQSLSASSSLFKQIIDETLHDNFDPNVLDERLDSASLTFQISTLHQRLTDIKTSPLQPNFYLSPNELEARKAHDILVRLLKRLDVLIDEWPEQMVLVHIRDRCERILTLDTRSPVAKVLTAMEQLLIHTEDWEAYANRENSLSTFRDETSKLIIEWRKLELVSWTRLLDDQAEQYASEDNEWTLRLYGALIHGPIGSDDARKHIEEVLPMVSTYINSSTYGLFTSRLDLLSCFQRMASELSIHHAVLGKVATMLHNVIANARLFESRISDAMASQRVVIDKAIKDFVKLASWKDVNVFALKASAQKSHKALHRSIRKFRDVLRQPIAPLISELNGIVPQETPVSSEPPPPFFIDISTLTQSSLKGRKEAGPSVPDVLMRLEETLDRYAQVHLKLRDAVTDETASLVDSMAVDIIETASSLAKQTPSILTKENEKVVNNLASRKRKAYADMLKALRASGFSQNVRADQMSRQQSIAWLASQLPISVEGLPSSFDTAGAAKVENYHHRLEVLMFAMRAAFNGHNPDIASQDLQRGIGFVESIYASSLNERARIVNHIVPLSKLYAILERINACARSTSVIGGESILNALQIIESWACQINGACQEIEEGIRQLRGLQDRQCLPDDLTAVQELRQESSLLMQALAATLESVGKSGCLLFTNEEYTLLETASRIRIKLLERFQYQASSRPEFKHLFNPIVDMVQRTPEPSVSDNISGNMAPLWIKSDEVVQALLVVAQQMKSSTIANVNVDEYPHIPTDFKQQNAMIASLRIVDVIERLASFTTELASTTSPSVPDCLSRIVPFLEIFIQTYIESISAHIHTVKATYKLCYVVGRVVLDLSQKGFCRPQEEGDSREGEDGDMVEGTGMGAGTGEKNVSQEIKEESQVEGLQGEQEEEQEEQGGQEDDAFSMDEDFEGEMGEGKEKEEGSGDDEEEEEDHDEHVGDVDPLDPGAVDEKFWGDEQKEEGKKEGDELMDQQTQEQEGESEMIGKEDEKKEKKDKEEKQKQEEDGEQIEQKQGEDGEEGEKGEELEDEEVMGEERNEEGEEQPVGQDQQEVSMPEGDTLDLPEDLNLDDDGLEDHQDQEENLDDDMGMSVDGDEENEEGGEGDEIGRTNEDEGEAVEEAPAATGQGEDETEEEAQMGQDADLSAANEQAQESEVGKGVGGGLEGNTNREKEEEKDKEGEAEEIEADAQGQDGAAPQSQQQQSSSSDQQQADGPVDSSGAPLPSDNQSQPQSSRSLGDILQEIRRRREEILSQREQEEQPSDNQQAPEETPGQVEYIKEDEAKEDDQQALGKAGDEERQKLEDLKIVDEEETGEERRAMEDDTEEKDVEIEARDNRLADSTHQTRGESDGEKEQTEKALTQADIGGKPAGEVVDDGMDVDDKEVEGGVERGEIFADVDLDEPDLNILDSVPVADEVVTAEDLWRRYAAMTSDLSYALCEQLRLILEPTLATRLQGDFRTGKRLNMRKIIPYIASEYTKDKIWLRRTKPSRREYQVLLSLDDSRSMSESHSVDLAYQTLALVSQAMNKLEVGQVSIAKFGESVDILHPFKEGGFTDADGTKIMSSFKFDQQKTDVASLVERTLGYLGEARNGPAMSATAPDLWQLQIIISDGVCQDHGRLRRLLRRALEERVMIVFIIVDSLHQSTAPSTAPAGTASASRPSILSMQTVEYKNVNGEMKLEMQRYLDTFPFEFYVVLRDVEALPGVLADTLRQWMTRVSQSQE; encoded by the exons ATGATCACTCGAGTGATCGGTCGTGAAGGAAGTCCTTGGGAATTCAATCTGCGGGATTTGTTCAGATGGTTCAGTTTGCTCTCTCGAAAGAATGGCTTAGAAAAGACCGATCATCCGGCGGAATTTTTCCAGATGGTCTATCGACAACGTTTCCGGAATGAACGTGACCGTCAAGCTGTTACCGATATTTTCCGCTCAATATTTGGTCACGAAGTCGATTTAACACGTCCTGTCTTCTCAATTTCTCCCTCGTGGATGCAAGTTGGTCATTCCCTTGTCTCTCGAGGCAGTAATTCATCAGTCGACGTTACTCTCCAACATCACCACCTTGATATTGCTGAGTCCATGTTAAAGGGTATTGAGCTGGGTTGGCTGGTCATCTTAGCGGGTGATAGCGGTAACGGGAAGCGCGCTCTTGTTCGCGGGCTTGCCAAGGGTGCCGGCAAATTATTGGGCGAATTCGCTATGCACCCGGGCGTTGATACATCGGAGATTCTTGGTAGTTTCGAACAGCAAGACGTTAGCCGACTTTTGAACTCGGTGTTCGGTAATATTTCGGACCTCATTACTCAGGTCTCAGACGCTCAGCCGGCCATATTGCGTCGCCTTGAAGATCTCGCCGCCTTAACAAAGCAATGTCAGGCGTCTTTCAATATGGAAACCCTCGATGCGTTTAGCACATTCACTAGGGCGATTCTTTTGGAATTGTCCTCCTTAGTCGATGTGGCCTCAGCGCAGCAATCCTTGGACAGCCTCCTAAAAGTCGGGCCAAACGCAGTGGGCTTTGCATGGGTTGATGGTGAACTCATTCATGCAATCAAAAATGGGGGATGGTACCTCATTTCTGATGCCAATCTTTGCAGTGCATCTGTTCTTGACAGATTAAACAGTCTCTGTGAAACCAACGGAGCGCTAGTTCTGAGCGAAAAAGGATCGTCTACCGGTAATCCTGAAGTCCTTCGACCGCATCAAGATTTCAGGCTTTTTATGACGTACGATCCACGTTACGGAGAGTTGTCAAGGGCCATGAGAAACCGAGGGTTAGAGTTGTTTCTTGATGGGACTGGAATGCCAGGATCTGTAGCAAGGCAGCCTTTGATTTTGGCGGAGGATTCTGTCCTGCGCGAGTTAACCATCCTTGAGTCTACTGTGAATAATGTAGACGATCCAGTCTCATCGGCTGTCGCTAGCAGCATATCCTTACAAAGCCAAGGGGGTCTTTCTTACCTGCCTAGATTCAGCCACACTCTTACGGGCTCCGTTGGCGAAGCGTACTCTCTACTGTCACAGTATCTTTTCATTCAGCGGCTCGATGAGATTTGCAGGAGTAATGCTGTAGATGCCTGTTCGCTCCAGCAATTAGACTTCGGTTTTGTCGGAGCCATG CCTGTTGATCTTACATTGAATCCTAACATCCGCGCAGTCTCTCAACGACGAGGAACTGTCAATGCAGTCTTGCAAACCACTCTGCGCAGTGCTATTCAGCTTAGACAGCTTCAATCCTGGATAGACGATCCAGCTCATGCGAAAACAGTCCTGGCCTTGTCTGCTGCTTCAAGTAGGCGGGGACCTTCCAGGTCAAAACTGCAAGCCGGCAACGATGTCTATCCTTTTATTGTATCATTCCTTGAAGTCGTTCAGACTCGTCTTGCTCCGGTCGTTTCAGAATCGCCCCATTTATTACAACGCCTCGATCGTGTATTTGTCTACGTGCTTCTCATGATTAGTCACGCCAAATCTTCTGTCTTTGATTATTCGTCCACGAAGCTTCTTGCTCGCTGGATCGAACAAGACACTGAGGATGTCACGTCACTTTCTCCAGTTTTTGACAAGCTGCAAAACCTGGCGAAAACCGTGCAGCTTACGACAGGCTTAGGTCAGGCAGAGATATGGTCACTTTTTAGAGAACCATGTGACCAAGGAAGCAGTGAAGATTTGGTAAAGCTGACTTTGTTGGCAGACGACGTGTATGACCCTC AGATGAGATATTCAATCCTTCAGGCTTTCGCTGCTCTTGATGGTACACCGCGTGAAAGTACGATGATCCAGGAGCTCACATCCTTGTTAACAGCGTCGAGAGAGGAGGTAAAGGAGAAGGTCAGCGGACGATGGACAAATTGGCCCATCACGGATGGTCTAGAACTTCGAGCCCTTTGCAAT AAAAATTCCCTAGATGTTTTGAAAATACTGCTTGAGGACAGAAGCATCAAGGTGTCGTCCTTGTTGCCCTTGCAGAACAGCTTAGGTCCCACTCGCTCGCCGGCAGCATTATTTAAGGCGCTCTCGGGCTGGATGAAAGGGTTTTGGGACCATTCAGACAGCAGTGAAGGTGTTCTGTCTGGCCCAGCGGACTTGTTCAAACCCACACGTTTATCATCCGCATTGCGTTTTGC CGTGGTTGAAGCTGTTGCCATGGCAGAGATACCGGATCAGGACCAAACTTTGAGATTTTCTGTCAAGACTATCTTGTTTGATGCAGAAAACAAGGATTCTCGCAGAAAGGATGCTCTCGATCTTGCTGTACACTGTCTAAGCCTT ATTCTGTCGGCGTTCGGTGTCCCATGCTTGGCGAAACAGGATATTACCTCGAGCTCAATGACTGCCCTTGAAGATGCCCTTATGAAATCTACCGATATTCCAGCTATTCATTTCTTGCACCAATCATATTGCAAGTGGATTAAGCCTGCATTCTCAGCGGCGGGTCTTCAGTCCCACGATTTAACCAACTTAGGCCAAGTATGGTTAGCTCTATCCCGGTTTCTCCTGGATTTGTACGTCACAAACATTCCAATCGATCCTGGAGTTCGCCGTAGCTTGCAAGGTGAAGTAATCGCTGAGCATCTGGCGTTGatcaaagaagagctggCTGCCGTGACGACCAAAGAAATGGCCTTGAAAGGTAAAACTGACTCCAGGCTTGCGGCCGACCTCAAGGGCCGTATTTCGGTcctcgagaaggagaaggaatcCCTCGGGCCCGATCTCGAACGTGCTTCTGATGCTTTGAAGCTTTCGTACCTCTTCAATGAGGTGcactctttcctttccgaCCTATACGACAGGAAACGTGTGGGTACTTTGATCTCTGCTTTGCAAGATAATCATGTACAAGCTATATCACGGGAGAGAGATTTCCAGCTGGGTTCCTCCGCTTTCATTCAACGCCTCTCAACAACCTATTCAGAGATGTCTGACCTCGTCCATCCTGTTATCACTGCCGTCCTTTTCGGCAAGTTCGGCTTGCGGCTGATTGCAAGAGACGCTCAGCTTCGCAATAGTCGTCCGGACTCTATTGTGCCTCTTGCCGTTACGTTCCCTCTGGCGCATGGAGTGAAAGAGCTTCAGAAGCTTTCTGTTGATTCGCCTGTCGACAAGGCAACCGGCGTACCGACGGAGTTGCTTGCCGCGTCAGCATACCTGTATGAGTTGCACACCAAGCAAAGCAGGATTTGTCGTATCCCACGTTTAGTTCAAAGACTTGATCATTTATATCAAACTTGGAGTACAATTCGTTTGCGGGAGCAACAGGAAGCTCAAGATGCGGAGAGTCTCTATAGGGTAAAGAAGACTGATATTGAAGTCCTATCAgacgaagagcaagaagcaaaggaatTTGCTGAGCTCTTCCCGCAGTATGATGATGTCGGAGCAGAAGACGCCTTGCCAAGACAGGAAGAGCTTAACCTCAATCAGGAGAATCAGAAAGGTTTTCAGCCATCTCATGTCGCCTCGTTCAATGCCCTGATTAGGCAAGTCTTCGGACAGAGTTTGTCTGCCTCAAGTTCTCTGTTCAAGCAAATCATCGATGAAACTCTCCACGACAATTTCGATCCCAATGTTCTCGATGAGCGCCTTGATTCCGCTAGTTTAACTTTCCAGATCTCCACACTGCATCAGCGTTTGACAGATATCAAGACATCGCCTTTGCAACCCAACTTTTATCTTTCCCCCAACGAGCTCGAGGCTCGTAAAGCCCACGATATCCTTGTTCGCTTGTTAAAGCGTCTGGATGTTCTTATCGACGAATGGCCAGAGCAAATGGTCTTGGTTCATATCCGTGATCGCTGTGAACGTATTCTCACTCTCGATACGCGCAGCCCTGTCGCCAAAGTACTTACTGCGATGGAGCAACTTCTCATTCACACTGAAGACTGGGAAGCGTATGCCAACCGAGAAAATTCATTGTCGACCTTCAGGGATGAGACTTCAAAGCTCATTATCGAGTGGAGGAAGTTAGAGTTGGTCTCATGGACAAGACTGCTGGATGATCAGGCTGAGCAATATGCATCAGAGGACAATGAATGGACCCTTCGACTGTATGGTGCCCTCATCCATGGGCCCATAGGCAGCGATGACGCCAGAAAGCACATAGAAGAAGTACTGCCAATGGTGTCCACATACATCAACAGCAGCACATACGGTCTTTTCACGTCTCGCTTGGACCTCCTATCTTGCTTCCAACGTATGGCTTCCGAGCTATCGATCCACCATGCTGTTCTGGGTAAGGTTGCGACTATGTTACACAATGTGATTGCAAACGCTCGCCTTTTTGAATCCAGAATATCAGATGCCATGGCCAGTCAGCGTGTTGTCATTGACAAAGCCATCAAGGACTTCGTGAAGTTGGCAAGCTGGAAGGACGTCAACGTCTTTGCTCTCAAAGCAAGTGCGCAAAAATCTCACAAGGCTTTGCATCGCAGCATCCGCAAATTCAGAGACGTACTTCGACAACCTATAGCACCACTTATAAGCGAATTGAATGGAATCGTCCCTCAAGAAACTCCTGTTTCGTCAGAGCCGCCGcctccattcttcatcgatATCTCTACTCTAACCCAGAGCTCGTTGAAAGGCAGGAAGGAGGCTGGTCCTAGTGTTCCTGATGTCCTTATGCGGTTAGAAGAGACACTTGACCGCTATGCTCAAGTTCACTTGAAGCTTCGTGATGCGGTTACCGACGAAACGGCGTCACTGGTGGATTCCATGGCCGTTGACATTATCGAGACAGCTAGCTCACTTGCCAAGCAGACTCCTTCGATTCTTACcaaagagaatgaaaaggTCGTCAATAATTTGGCCAGCCGCAAGCGGAAGGCCTATGCTGACATGCTAAAAGCTCTGCGCGCTTCCGGATTCTCACAGAACGTACGTGCTGATCAAATGAGTCGTCAGCAATCGATTGCGTGGTTGGCGAGTCAGCTTCCTATATCAGTGGAAGGTCTGCCTTCATCATTTGATACCGCTGGAGCTGCAAAAGTGGAAAACTACCATCATCGATTGGAAGTTTTGATGTTTGCCATGAGGGCCGCCTTCAACGGTCACAACCCAGATATTGCATCGCAAGATCTGCAGCGAGGTATTGGCTTTGTAGAATCAATTTACGCTTCTTCATTGAATGAACGCGCTCG AATTGTCAACCATATTGTCCCCTTGTCGAAGCTGTACGCCATTCTTGAAAGAATAAATGCTTGCGCGAGGTCTACTTCCGTTATCGGGGGGGAATCTATCCTGAATGCTCTACAAATCATTGAATCCTGGGCGTGCCAAATCAACGGCGCGTGtcaggagattgaggaaggTATACGCCAGCTTCGAGGACTGCAAGATCGCCAATGTCTGCCGGATGATCTTACCGCCGTGCAGGAGTTAAGGCAGGAGTCTAGTCTACTTATGCAGGCCTTGGCCGCGACTCTAGAATCCGTTGGAAAGTCAGGATGCTTATTATTCACTAATG AGGAGTATACCTTGTTGGAGACGGCTTCACGCATCCGCATTAAACTTCTCGAGCGCTTCCAATACCAAGCCTCGTCACGACCTGAATTTAAGCACCTCTTCAATCCAATAGTCGATATGGTTCAACGGACCCCCGAGCCGTCAGTTTCCGATAATATCTCAGGTAATATGGCCCCATTATGGATCAAGAGCGACGAAGTTGTCCAGGCATTACTGGTGGTCGCTCAGCAGATGAAGTCCAGTACCATTGCCAACGTAAATGTCGACGAATATCCCCATATTCCGACCGACTTCAAGCAACAGAATGCCATGATCGCGTCTCTACGCATCGTCGACGTCATCGAACGTCTCGCTTCTTTCACTACCGAACTCGCCTCCAcgacttctccttctgttcCTGATTGCCTCTCTCGAATCGTTCCTTTCCTCGAAATCTTCATCCAGACCTACATTGAGTCCATTAGCGCTCATATTCACACGGTCAAAGCAACTTACAAGTTGTGCTACGTTGTTGGACGGGTTGTACTCGACCTTTCTCAAAAGGGTTTCTGCAGAccacaagaagaaggtgacaGCCGTGAAGGCGAGGATGGTGATATGGTCGAGGGTACCGGAATGGGCGCTGGTACGGGTGAAAAGAATGTAAGCCAGGAGATTAAGGAGGAGTCTCAAGTCGAGGGTCTTCAGGGtgaacaggaagaagaacaggagGAACAGGGTGGgcaggaagatgatgcttTCAGTATGGACGAAGATTTCGAGGGtgagatgggagaaggtaaagaaaaggaggaaggaagcggtgatgatgaagaagaggaagaagaccaTGACGAACACGTCGGCGATGTGGATCCCTTAGACCCTGGGGCAGTCGATGAGAAGTTCTGGGGAGATGaacaaaaggaggaaggaaaaaaggagggTGATGAGCTGATGGACCAACAGAcgcaagagcaagaaggagagtcTGAGATGATagggaaggaagacgagaaaaaggaaaagaaggataaagaggagaaacagaagcaagaagaagatggagaacaaATCGAGCAAAAgcaaggtgaagatggagaagaaggggaaaaaggagaagagctggaagatgaagaagtcaTGGGTGAAGAAcggaatgaagaaggagaggagcaACCCGTTGGTCAGGATCAGCAAGAGGTCTCAATGCCAGAAGGCGATACGCTTGATTTGCCTGAAGATCTAAACCTCGATGACGACGGTCTAGAAGACCATCAagaccaagaagaaaatcttgatgatgatatgggCATGTCAGTCGATGGcgatgaggagaatgaggaaggtggtgaaggcgaTGAAATTGGTAGAACGaacgaggatgaaggagaagcggTCGAAGAAGCTCCTGCTGCAACTGGtcaaggtgaagatgagacagaggaggaagcaCAGATGGGCCAAGACGCCGATCTTTCGGCCGCCAACGAGCAGGCTCAGGAGTCTGAAGTTGGTAAAGGTGTTGGCGGTGGTTTGGAAGGGAACACCAAtagagagaaagaggaggaaaaggacaaggaaggagaagcagaggaaatCGAGGCAGATGCGCAAGGTCAGGATGG AGCTGCTCCCCAatctcaacagcaacagagctcctcttctgaccAGCAACAAGCTGACGGACCTGTGGATTCTTCCGGTGCCCCTCTCCCTAGCGATAATCAGTCTCAACCACAGTCATCACGCAGTCTTGGCGATATCCTTCAAGAAATCCGACGTCGCCGTGAGGAGATCCTTTCTCAacgagaacaagaagagcagcCCTCAGACAACCAACAGGCTCCTGAGGAAACTCCTGGTCAAGTTGAATACAtcaaagaggatgaagcgaAGGAAGACGATCAGCAAGCCCTAGGTAAAGCgggcgatgaagagagacagaagctggaagatttgaagattgtggatgaggaagagacaggagaggaaagacgagcgatggaagatgataccgaagagaaggatgttgaAATAGAAGCCAGAGACAACAGGCTGGCTGATTCCACCCACCAAACCCGAGGGGAGTCGGATggtgagaaggagcagaCTGAAAAGGCTTTGACTCAGGCAGATATTGGTGGCAAACCCGCTGGCGAAGTTGTGGATGACGGAATGGATGTCGATGATAAAGAAGTCGAGGGAGGTGTTGAGCGAGGAGAGATATTCGCTGATGTCGATCTCGATGAGCCTGACCTCAATATTCTCGACTCTGTTCCCGTCGCCGATGAAGTGGTTACTGCTGAAGATCTTTGGCGCCGTTACGCGGCTATGACAAGCGATCTATCGTATGCTCTTTGCGAGCAGCTTCGTCTCATTCTCGAACCCACACTTGCTACTCGTCTTCAAGGTGATTTCCGAACAGGCAAACGACTCAACATGCGCAAGATTATCCCGTATATCGCATCCGAGTACACCAAGGACAAGATCTGGCTTCGTCGTACAAAGCCCTCCCGTCGAGAGTATCAGGTCCTTCTCAGTCTTGACGACTCTCGATCAATGTCCGAATCCCATTCTGTCGATCTCGCTTACCAAACCCTTGCTCTTGTCTCTCAAGCAATGAATAAACTGGAAGTCGGTCAAGTCAGTATCGCTAAATTTGGAGAGTCTGTCGACATCTTGCATCCCTTCAAGGAAGGCGGCTTCACAGATGCTGATGGTACTAAAATTATGTCGAGCTTCAAGTTCGATCAACAGAAGACCGATGTGGCGAGCTTGGTGGAGAGAACCCTGGGATATTTGGGTGAAGCGAGGAACGGTCCTGCTATGAGCGCTACCGCGCCTGACTTGTGGCAATTgcaaatcatcatctcgGATGGTGTTTGTCAAGATCACGGACGGCTGAGAAGACTATTGAGGAGAGCCCTTGAAGAACGAGTCATGattgtcttcatcattgtcGACTCTTTGCATCAAAGCACTGCACCCTCTACGGCTCCAGCTGGCACTGCTTCCGCTTCGCGACCAAGCATCTTGTCTATGCAAACGGTCGAGTACAAGAACGTCAATGGCGAGATGAAGCTCGAGATGCAGCGGTACCTGGACACTTTCCCCTTTGAGTTCTATGTGGTGCTCCGAGATGTCGAGGCGTTGCCAGGAGTGTTGGCTGATACCTTGAGGCAGTGGATGACAAGAGTGTCTCAATCTCAGGAATGA